The Methanobrevibacter oralis region TAGCTAATTTTGAGATTTTTGATGACGATTATTATAATATCTTAAACGATGTATTTAAAAGAATAGAATTCAGCGATATTCATGGAAATACCATTAAAGAAAAAGTATTATCATTAGCGAATTTGTTTGCTCATTGTGAAACTAAATCAAAGGGTTATGAGAGAGGATTTAGTTTTGGAAATGTTATTTATTATGATGATCGTCTTGATGATTCGATTCAAATAGCTACAATTATTCATGAATTATCTCATTTTTTATTGTTTAGAATTATTGAAGAATTGATGTGTGAGATTTTAGGAGTAAAATCAACATCTGTTTTACAAAGTTTCATTTGGTTTTTTTTGTCTAATGGTGAAATTAGTGTTATGAATGAGTATTGTGCTCACACAGTTGAAGGAAGATTTATACCATATGGTTATCAGAATTATGCATCGTTTAATAGTTTAATTGAAAATATTGAAATGAAAGATATTACTTTAAAAAAGATGATAGTTATAGGCAATTCATTTGCTAATGAAATTATATTATTTTTAGAGAATTATATTAATAAAGATTTAAGAGATTCAATAAAATTACAATATAAACGGGATTTAAATCATCCTAAACATGATTCAATAATATTGGAAACAGCTGAATGTTTAGAATTGAATATAAAAAATAAGTTGTTAGTTAATGATTTATTTAAGAAATTTGAAATTGCATCACAAGAAATATGTAAGGAAGAATTAGACTTTATTAGGGATGGGTTGGAAAAACATTAATTTATTCATCACCTTCTTGGATGCTATCTAAAATGTCTTTACCAGTATCTGTTAGTCTATATAATCTTCCTTTACGTGCTTCTTCATTAATACATTCAACGATTTCTTTGCTTTTTAATTCGCTTAGTACTTTTGAAATATGATTAGTTCTAATACCACTATCTTTAGCTATAACAGTAGGTATTTTAACTTCATCACCAATGGATTTTAATGTTTTTTCACGATACTTGGAAATAGTTACATATGAGGTTAATTTCAAAAGTTCATCGCCTTCTCTTTTCATATTATCTACTCTATTTTTTTTATATAAAATATTTTACAACTTTTTAGATGTATTTTAAACACATGAAATAACACATGTTTACATAAAAGTATTAATTTTGTAAATTTAATAGTCTTATAATAGTTAAGACTTGTTCATTATATTTAAATCTTTTTTTTATTTTACTTATCCAAATAAATTCTTGAAACATTGCAAATTTTCAATATAATTCTTTCATTCAATATTTTATCATCTTATTTTAGAAATTAATATATTTTAAAACGATTTTGATTTAATTATATTAAAATTAAATATTATGATATTATTTAGTTTAAAATTAGCTTATTAATATTATTTAAATCAAAAGTATTGTTATTTATCAATAATTTTTGTTTATTTAACTGTTGTAGTTTAATAAAATTTAATAATTATAAAACTTAAAGATTTTAATATGTTTTTTGATTTAAATATTAAAGGGAGTAGTTATGAAGATAATTTAGAACTAGCTAATGAAGCCTTTAAATATGGATGGGAACATGTAAATTTTTCATATAATCAAAATAACTTTTCTGATGCATTGCATTATAAAGATGATTTATTAGAGGAATTTTCGGATAAAATTGATTATACATTAGAAATTAAATCAAATAATGTTGGTGAAGTTCGTAAAATTGCTAATAAATTTAGAAATAAAGTTTCTTGTATTTCAGTTTTAGGTGGAGATTTAAAAGTTAATAGAGCTACATTAGAGAATATTCAGATAGATATTTTATCAAGACCTTATTTAAAAAGATATGATAGTGGTATTAACCATGTACTAGCTAAAGAAGCTTTTAAAAATAATGTGGCTATTGAAATTTCTTTTGTGGATGCATTAAAAACTTATTCGACCCATAGATCAAAAGTTTTATCTAATTTTAAAGATATTTATACTTTGTATCGTAAATTTAAGTTTCCTTTAATTTTATCTTCTCATGCTGAATCTATCATGGATATACGCACACCACAAGATTTCAAATCTTTTTTTATTCAAACAGGTTTAACTTCTGATGAAGTTGATAATTGTAATAATAGTGCGCTAAATATATTGGAATTTAATAAAAATAGAAAAAATTTGATTTTGAAAGGTGTTAGGAGGGTTAATGATGAAGCTTAAAATATTACCTCCAACACTTAGAAAGAATAATAGATATCTTGTTGTTGATATTAAAATCGATTCACAAATTAATAAAGATGAAATTGTTTCAATTATTTGGAATGCTTGTATTCATTTTTGTGGTGAATTAAATGCTGCTGATTTTAATTTGTGGGTAATGAGATTCTTTAAATTAAATAAAATTGGAAATTATTATAATTATAAAGCTGTTGTAAGATGTCAAAGAGGATATGAGCAGGAAGTTCGTTCTTCAATTGCATTAGTTAATAAAGTCAATGGTAAAAAAATAGCAATGACTACAATTGCTTTATCCGGTACTATTAATGGAGCACTTAAATTTATTTAATAACTTTTTGTTATTTTAAAATAGAAAACTTTATTAATAATATTTTTATATATAATTAATTGGATATATGGAAAAGAAATAAAAAATAATTTAATTAGATTTTAAATAATTAAAATTATATACATTTTCACGGGAGAAAATGATTTTATTTTTGTGGTGTCGAACTTAAATTATTGTTTATAAAATATTTGAATGTGAGGTAATGTTATGCAACCTTTACAAAATGCTGGATATGATAGGGCAATCACTGTATTTAGCCCAGATGGAAGACTTTTTCAAGTTGAATATGCAAGAGAAGCTGTAAAAAGAGGGACTACATCTATTGGTGTAAAAAGTTCTGAAGGTATTGTACTCGCTGTAGATAAAAGAACTACTTCTAAGTTAGTTGAACCAACATCTATTGAAAAAATATTTAAAATAGATGAGCACATAGGTGCAGCTACTTCTGGTCTTGTAGCAGATGCAAGGGCATTAGTAGAAAGGGCAAGGGTAGAATCTCAAATTAATAAAATTACCTACAGTGAACCTATTAGAGTAGAAAGTTTATCTAAAAAATTATGTGACATGTTACAATTATACACACACAATGGTGGTGTAAGACCATTTGGTTCTGCATTAATTATTGGTGGAGTATATGAAGGTAAATCAAGATTATTTGAAACTGACCCTAGTGGTGCATTAATTGAATATAAAGCAACTGCAATTGGTTCAGGAAGATCTGCTGCTATGGATATTTTTGAGGATAAATATGAAGATGATTTATCCTTAGATGATGCAATTTGTTTAGCTATCACTGCTATTAATGAAGCTACCGATCATGATACTACTTCTGACAATGTTGAAATTGCTGTTATTAAAATTGATGATGAAAAATATGTAAAATTATCTCAAGATGAAGTAAAATCATACATTGATCAAGTCATTGTTGAAGAAGAAGATGATAAAGAAGAAGTAGAAGAAAATGAAGAATAATTATAATATTTAATTAAGGGATGTTTTCAATGGTGAATGTTGATGAGGCTATCATAGCTAAATATGAGTACTGTGGTGAACACTTTGAGATTTTGGTTGATGCTGATTTAGCAGCCGAGTATCGAAACCCTGACAGTAGTGATGTTGCCATTGAAGATCTCTTAGCTGTTGAAGAAATTTTTAAGGATTCTAAAAAAGGAGATAAAGCTTCTGATGAATCTATGAATAAGATTTTTGAAACTACAGATCCTATAGAAGTTTCAAAAATCATTCTTGAAAAAGGAACTGTTCAATTAACTGCAGAGCAAAAAAGACATATGCAGGCGGATAAAAGAAAACTTGTTATTAATAAAATATCTCGTGAAGCTATTAATCCTCAAAATGGACTTCCTCATCCTGTACAAAGGATTGAAAATGCAATTGATGAAGCGAAAGTAAAATTTGACCCATTCACATCTGTGGACCAACAAGTACAAACTGCTTTAAAAGCTATTAAACCACTTATCCCAATTAGGTTTGAAAAAGTTAAAGTAGCTGTTAGATTACCAGGTTCTGTAGCAGGTAGTGCTTATTCTCAAATTCATGCATTTGGCGAAGTATTAAATGAAGAATGGCAACAAGATGGTTCTTGGATTGGTATTATTGAAATGCCAGGTGGTCTACAAGATTCATTTGCTGCTAAAATGGCTGAAATTTCAAATGGTGAAGCTGAGACAAAATCAATTTAATGATTAATTTTAATTAATGGGATTATTATGATATATGTAGAAAATAAAAATTTCGTTATTCCTGGCCAAGTGTTAGCGGATGATGATTATTACTCAGGAAGAGGAACCTTTAAAGAGGATGGTAAAGTTTGTTCTTCTTTAATGGGGCGTGTTTCTCTAAGGAATAAAAAAATTAGAGTTATTCCATTTAAAAGTAAATATGTTCCTAAGAAAGGAGATGTTGTAATTGGTAAAATCAAAGATGTTAGATTTTCTATGTGGGATGTTGATATAAACTCCCCTTATTCTGGAATTTTACCTGCTTCTGAAGTATTTAATAAAGATAAAAAAGAACTCAACAAAGTTTTTGATGTTGGGGACGTGCTATTTTTAAGAGTTGTCGAAGTTGATGAAATCAAAAAGGCTAAGCTCGGTTTAAAAGGAAGAGGAATGGGTAAATTTAGAGGAGGAATAATGGTTGATATTGCTCCAACTAAAGTTCCTAGGTTAATTGGTAAAAAAGGCTCCATGATCAACATGATTAAAGATAAAACTAATTGTAAAATAGTTGTTGGTCAAAATGGTATTGTTTGGGTTAAAGGTGAAGAAGATATGGAACAACTCACCAAAAATATCATCCATACAATTGAAGCTGAAGCTCATACTTCTGGTTTAACTAATAAAATTAAAAATAAATTATATTTAACTATTGATGGTGAATTACCACCTGAAGAAACTCCTGAAGCAGAAGAGGAGTTTGTTTTAGAAAAACCGAAACTTCAAAATTTTAAAGATGAATTAGAACAAGAAGAAAACGAATCTTCTGATGATTCTAAAGAAAAAGAAGATAAACCAAATCTTTATGAAGTTATCGAAGAATTTAAAAGAAAAAATAAAAATAATAAAGACAAATCTCTGTCTTATGATAGTGGTTCTAATGATCATTTAATTATGAATAAAGATAATAATTATTAATTTTTGGAGTGTTTAAGAGGTTGATATGATGTCAAAAATGATAAGACATGATAGTAGGGAATTTGATGAGTTGCGTCCTATCAAAATTGAAGCAGGAGTCCTTGAACGAGCTGATGGATCTGCTTATTTAGAAGTTGGTGGAAATAAAATTTTAGTGGCTGTTTATGGTCCTAGAGAATCATATATTAGAAGATTACTCAAACCAAATACTGGAGTAATTAGATGTAGGTATAATATGGCTCCATTTTCAGTTGATGATAGAAAAAGACCTGGTCCAGATAGAAGGTCATCTGAAATTTCTAAAATCACAGCAGATGCATTAAGACCAGCATTAATGTTAGAAAATTATCCTCGTTCAATGATTGATATTTACATAGAAGTAATTGAAGCTGAAGGTGGAACTAGATGTGCAGGAATTACTGCAGCTTCTGTTGCTTTAGTTGATGCAGGTATTCCTATGAAAGATATTGTTGTAGGGTGTGCTGCAGGTAAAGTTAATGATGCTGTTGTTTTAGATTTATCTGAAGTGGAAGACAAAGAAGGACAAGCCGATGTTCCAATAGCTATTATGCCGAGGACAGGAGAAATCACATTACTTCAAAGTGATGGAGATTTATCTGAAGAAGAATTTTCACAAGCTATTGAATTAGCCATGGAAGGATGTAGAAAAATAAGCGAGATTCAAAAAGAAGCTTTAATGAAAAAGTATTCTACAGAACAATAGGTGGTCAATATGGATATCATACCAGAAATTACAAGACAAAGTATAACTAACCTTGTTAAGAATGATAAAAGAGAAGATGCAAGAGCACTTGATGAATACAGAGATATTATTATTGAAACTAATGTTATTTCTAAAGCTGAAGGTTCTGCTAGAGTTAAACTTGGAAAAACACAAGTTATGGTAGGTATTAAACCACAATTAGGAAGTCCGTTTCCTGATACTCCTGAATTGGGTGTTTTAATGACTAATTGTGAGATGTTACCTATGGCTGATCCTACTTTTGAACCAGGACCACCAAGTGAAGATTCAATTGAACTTGCACGTGTTGTTGATAGGGGAATTCGTGAAAGTGAATTAGTTGATTTAGATAAACTTTGCGTTGAAGAAGGTAAGTATGTATGGATGTTATTTATTGATTTACATATTATTGATAATTGTGGAAACTTATTTGATGCATCTGAACTTGCAGTAATGGCTGCATTAAAATCTATGAAATTACCTGTTGCAGAAATAGTTGATGAAGAAATTGTTCTTAGTGATGATGAATTCTTTGATTTGCCTATTAACAAAGAAGTAGCTATGTGTACTTTTGTTAAAATTGGAGATAAATTAGTTTTAGATCCAACATTAACTGAAGAAAGAGTTGCTGATGCTCGTTTAAATATTGGTGTAACTAGTGAAGGTAATATCTGTGCCATGCAAAAAGGTGGATTTGAGCCTTTAACTAAAGAAGATATTACAAATGCGGTAAATATAGCTATTTTAAAAACAAAAGAATTAATTGAAAAGCTTTAAATGTCTTTTGGGCGATTTAAATTTCTAAATTCTTTTTTTAATATTTTTTCATTATCAATTAAAATAAATTTTGTATCTATTTTTTCTATTAATCCTTTAATATGTAAACTGTTATTTTTTAGTAATTTTTCAATTATTGGGATGGTATTTTTATTATAAATTGAATGAAGAGGTTCTGATGTTTTTAATTTATTTTTAACATCATGATAAGGAACAATAGCTTGATATTTATTTTCAATTTCATTAAAAATACTTTGAATATAATTTTTTGTAACATATGGGCTGTCACAAGGTAAAATTAAAGCGTAATTTCCATCAATTTCTTTAAGACCCGTGTATATTCCTGTTAATGGTCCTTTTTCTTTAATTAAATCAGTTTTAAAAATTAATTTGTAGCTATAATCATTAGTATTGATAAATTTTTTATATTTGTCAACACGATTTTCATCATTTAAAACAATTATAGCTTCATCTATTTGGTAATTTAATGTGGAAAGGACATATTTAATCATCGGTTTATCATGAATGAGCATAGATCCTTTATCTTGACCCATTCTTCGACTTTGTCCTCCACATAATATAATACAAGATTTCATTTTCATGCTGTTACATATATACTTGAGTTCGGATCAAACGGATTAGTACGTATAGTAATTGACATCATGTATGGGTAATTCTTGCTTAAGTATTCTAAATATTTAACCCATTGATAAGTTAATGTACCATAAACCCGGTCTATATCTCCAAGAAGATGTTTAAAATCTGTTGAATCTATTTTTTCTAGTTCAGTCCTTTGTTCAAGTTCATCATGTAAATGGAACAAAGCAAGTAAAAGATTTGAAAACTCAGCTTTTTCAAGTAAATTTGGATTTTCAACTAAGTCTATTAAAAATAGTCTTTTATCTTGCATAAATTCTTTTAAATCTTTAATAAATTCTTGTGCTTCTTCATTAGGAATAGATAATTTAAATTTACGTCTAGATTTTTCCATTATTTCATAAGCATTTTTAAAGTCTTTTTTAGTCCATGTGTCAATATTTTTGATTTTAACTATTAAATCATCATTTTCTTCATTAATGGATGAAAATGTCCTAAGTAAATCATTTCCGATTTCTGAAAAAAATACTCCTAAAATCATGTCAATTTTTTCTAATTGAGCTTCTTTCTCTTTTTTCTCAATTATATTATCTAATATTAAAGTAACAACTAGAATTTCAATTGGTACAAATGCAATATCTACAAAAAAGTGAAAAACTGCTTCTTCGCCATGAAATAGTGTCATTGTAATTCCGTATAATACAATTGAGGCTATTATTAAAATAACTCCAAATTTAATTTTCCATTCTTCAATCTCCATTTAATTACCTCTCTTTTTAGCAGTTATAATAGCTATTGGATTTTCACTAATCATTAATATGCCGCGGTCTAAGATTCTACCATTTGAAACATTTACTTCCATAATTTTAGGATTATAACCAAGGTCTTTTAGTTTGTTTATAGCTTCTAGTTTAGTATCAACTAAAATAGCAGTAATAATTATTCGACCATTTGGATTTAGTTTAGTATCAATAATTTCTAAAATATTTTCAAGTTCCCGACCACTTCCTCCAACAACAGCTATATCAATGTTTTTTATTTCACTTAAAGCATTGGATCCTTTATCATTAATTAAAGTTACATTATCACCTAATGAAAATTTTTTAAGGTTCTTTTTTGTTACTTCAATTGCTTCAGGATTAGTATCTATCGATATTACTTTATTTGCTCTTTGTGAAAATTCACATGTAATTCCTCCAGTTCCACATCCAATATCAACTACATTATCATTTTCTCCTACTTCTGATTTATAGAGTATAATAGCTCTAATAGCTTCTTTTGTAGGTCCTGGAACATCACATGATTTATAAAAGTCCATATCACTTAACATTCACTGCCACCTTTTATATAAGTTATTTTCAATTTTTAATGAGTCTAATATTTTTCCAACAATAAAATTAATTTGGTCATCAACTGTATCACTATCCGAATAAAAACCAGGCATTGCAGGTAAAATCACTGCTCCTTCTTGTGATAATGTTAACATATTTTGTATGTGAGTACTTCTAAGTGGGGTTTCACGTGGAACAATTACAGTTTTCCTTCTTTCTTTTAAACACACATCTGCTGCTCTTGTAATTGTATTATTTCCATAGCCATGGGCGATTGATGATAATGTTCTCATGGAGCAAGGAACAATAGCTAATGCTTCAAATTTAAATGATCCACTATTTACTGAAGAAGTTAATTCATTAAATTCATAGTAATTATCGGATAGTTTAATTACTTCTTCAATTTTATAAGCAGTTTCATCTTCTATAACAATTTTTGCTGCATCGCTAATTATTAATCCACTTTCAATATTTAATTCTTTTAGAGCTTCAAGTAATTTTATTCCATAAATCACTCCACTAGCTCCTGTAATTGCCACAATTATCATATTATCTCCTAGAACAGTTTAATTTGATCATAATGTATTCCATGGAATTTTTCTTTATCAATTTCAGGTAAATCAATATAATGTTCTAATTTAAGTTTATCTAATTTATTTTTATCTTTTTTAGGAACATAGACACTAATATCTGGTATATTGAATCTAGCTTTACTTAATGCACTTACAATATTTGAAATTTCAGTTAAAGGATATAATTTTCCATCCCTATTAACTTGCGTTTTCATTTCATCAAAGCGGGGATATTCAGCTATATTTATGAATACATAATCTTTATCAATTCCAAAATCTTCGCTAATTTCTTCTTCAGCTCTTTTAAGTTCTGATGTTTTAATTTTATACATTTTTTCAGGGAATTTAAAATTATCTAGTCTTATGGTTTTGACTCTTTTTAAAAGATTTCTATTATCTAATCTTGATATAATATCGTTCACATAAGAATTGTCACATCTTCTCATAATTGAAACAACATCAGCTTCATCATACTTGTATAATGTATTTTCGTCTAAAATTCCTTCATTTAATATTTGTTTTAGGCTTCTTTGAAACATTGAGTTTACAATACGTGTTGTGTGGTGTTGATATACACTAGGATACATGAAATACCTTGATACAAGAGCTCCTTCTGCTGCTTGAACTCCTTTAATATCTAAAACCAATCCATCTTCTAATTTTAAATTTGAAATAATTCTTTCATAATCGATTATTCCATAAGCTACTCCAGTATTATGAGAATCTCTTAGCAAATAATCCATTCTATCTACATCAAGTTCTCCAGACACGATTGGTCCAAGATAACCTTTTCCAGTAATAATATCTGTAATTTCATTTACATCAAATTTTTCATCAACTAAATCCCTTAAAGATGTGTGTTTTATTACATATTTAGTTAGTTCTTCATGTTTAACTGAAAGAACTCCTTCAGACACATGTGAAAAAGGCCCATGGCCTATATCGTGTAATAATGCAGATATTCTTATTAAATCTTGTTCATCATTTTCTAATTCAAGTTTTTTAGCTAATTTAGATCCTAGATTCATTGTTCCAACTGAATGTTCAAATCGTGTATGTGTAGCTCCAGGATAAATTAAGCTAATTAAACCTAACTGTTTAATTCTCCTTAAACGCTGAAATTGAGGCGTATCCATGATTTTTACTTCAAATGAGGATAATTCAATATCTCCGTAAACACTATCTCTGATAAATTTTTTCTTTTCTCCCATCTTTTGTCACTCCAGGTAGTTTTTGATTGTATCATTTATAGAGTTATAAGTATTATTGATTTTATTTGAAATGTTATTTGTATAATTTTCTAAAATTGTGTTATTAAGTGTAGTGTTGTTTGATTTTACTGGTGGAGTATAAACAGGAACTTTATCAACATGGTTGGGAGTAAATTTCTCTTTTTCAATTTGAATTAACTTGTATGAATCATTTTCCTCATGAATTGTTACATTAGCAAATGCACTACTAATGACAAAGGAAATAATAGCTATTATTAAAAATACCACTAAATTTGCTTTTATCGAGTCTTTCATAATAACACTTTTTTTATTTGATAATTTTATCAAATTTTATAATAATACTATTTATTTTAATATCTTATATTTAATATTTCTTAAAAATAAATTGTTTTATTATTATTCATAACATTTATATCTTAGTATGTTAAATCATAATATATCGGAATATTACTTCCGGAAATATAATTCTGACTATATTTTTAATAATTGGAACTTGATATTATGGATGTTTTTAGTACAGGTAATACTGCATGGGTTCTTGTTTGTAGTCTTTTAGTTTTACTTATGAGTATTCCTGCAGTTGCATTTTTTTATGGTGGATTAAGTAAACGTAAGAATGTTTTGAAT contains the following coding sequences:
- a CDS encoding winged helix-turn-helix domain-containing protein, giving the protein MKREGDELLKLTSYVTISKYREKTLKSIGDEVKIPTVIAKDSGIRTNHISKVLSELKSKEIVECINEEARKGRLYRLTDTGKDILDSIQEGDE
- the rnp3 gene encoding ribonuclease P protein component 3; amino-acid sequence: MFFDLNIKGSSYEDNLELANEAFKYGWEHVNFSYNQNNFSDALHYKDDLLEEFSDKIDYTLEIKSNNVGEVRKIANKFRNKVSCISVLGGDLKVNRATLENIQIDILSRPYLKRYDSGINHVLAKEAFKNNVAIEISFVDALKTYSTHRSKVLSNFKDIYTLYRKFKFPLILSSHAESIMDIRTPQDFKSFFIQTGLTSDEVDNCNNSALNILEFNKNRKNLILKGVRRVNDEA
- a CDS encoding ribosome assembly factor SBDS, whose amino-acid sequence is MVNVDEAIIAKYEYCGEHFEILVDADLAAEYRNPDSSDVAIEDLLAVEEIFKDSKKGDKASDESMNKIFETTDPIEVSKIILEKGTVQLTAEQKRHMQADKRKLVINKISREAINPQNGLPHPVQRIENAIDEAKVKFDPFTSVDQQVQTALKAIKPLIPIRFEKVKVAVRLPGSVAGSAYSQIHAFGEVLNEEWQQDGSWIGIIEMPGGLQDSFAAKMAEISNGEAETKSI
- a CDS encoding HD domain-containing protein — protein: MGEKKKFIRDSVYGDIELSSFEVKIMDTPQFQRLRRIKQLGLISLIYPGATHTRFEHSVGTMNLGSKLAKKLELENDEQDLIRISALLHDIGHGPFSHVSEGVLSVKHEELTKYVIKHTSLRDLVDEKFDVNEITDIITGKGYLGPIVSGELDVDRMDYLLRDSHNTGVAYGIIDYERIISNLKLEDGLVLDIKGVQAAEGALVSRYFMYPSVYQHHTTRIVNSMFQRSLKQILNEGILDENTLYKYDEADVVSIMRRCDNSYVNDIISRLDNRNLLKRVKTIRLDNFKFPEKMYKIKTSELKRAEEEISEDFGIDKDYVFINIAEYPRFDEMKTQVNRDGKLYPLTEISNIVSALSKARFNIPDISVYVPKKDKNKLDKLKLEHYIDLPEIDKEKFHGIHYDQIKLF
- a CDS encoding UbiX family flavin prenyltransferase → MIIVAITGASGVIYGIKLLEALKELNIESGLIISDAAKIVIEDETAYKIEEVIKLSDNYYEFNELTSSVNSGSFKFEALAIVPCSMRTLSSIAHGYGNNTITRAADVCLKERRKTVIVPRETPLRSTHIQNMLTLSQEGAVILPAMPGFYSDSDTVDDQINFIVGKILDSLKIENNLYKRWQ
- the psmA gene encoding archaeal proteasome endopeptidase complex subunit alpha; the encoded protein is MQPLQNAGYDRAITVFSPDGRLFQVEYAREAVKRGTTSIGVKSSEGIVLAVDKRTTSKLVEPTSIEKIFKIDEHIGAATSGLVADARALVERARVESQINKITYSEPIRVESLSKKLCDMLQLYTHNGGVRPFGSALIIGGVYEGKSRLFETDPSGALIEYKATAIGSGRSAAMDIFEDKYEDDLSLDDAICLAITAINEATDHDTTSDNVEIAVIKIDDEKYVKLSQDEVKSYIDQVIVEEEDDKEEVEENEE
- a CDS encoding zinc ribbon domain-containing protein, coding for MKTCDICGTLNFNDNNYCTFCGNKIAIENICPFCNKLNSDTATHCSYCKEQIKPVAIDSFDKLFTDYNKSLIANFEIFDDDYYNILNDVFKRIEFSDIHGNTIKEKVLSLANLFAHCETKSKGYERGFSFGNVIYYDDRLDDSIQIATIIHELSHFLLFRIIEELMCEILGVKSTSVLQSFIWFFLSNGEISVMNEYCAHTVEGRFIPYGYQNYASFNSLIENIEMKDITLKKMIVIGNSFANEIILFLENYINKDLRDSIKLQYKRDLNHPKHDSIILETAECLELNIKNKLLVNDLFKKFEIASQEICKEELDFIRDGLEKH
- the rrp4 gene encoding exosome complex RNA-binding protein Rrp4 gives rise to the protein MIYVENKNFVIPGQVLADDDYYSGRGTFKEDGKVCSSLMGRVSLRNKKIRVIPFKSKYVPKKGDVVIGKIKDVRFSMWDVDINSPYSGILPASEVFNKDKKELNKVFDVGDVLFLRVVEVDEIKKAKLGLKGRGMGKFRGGIMVDIAPTKVPRLIGKKGSMINMIKDKTNCKIVVGQNGIVWVKGEEDMEQLTKNIIHTIEAEAHTSGLTNKIKNKLYLTIDGELPPEETPEAEEEFVLEKPKLQNFKDELEQEENESSDDSKEKEDKPNLYEVIEEFKRKNKNNKDKSLSYDSGSNDHLIMNKDNNY
- a CDS encoding Rpp14/Pop5 family protein — translated: MKLKILPPTLRKNNRYLVVDIKIDSQINKDEIVSIIWNACIHFCGELNAADFNLWVMRFFKLNKIGNYYNYKAVVRCQRGYEQEVRSSIALVNKVNGKKIAMTTIALSGTINGALKFI
- the rrp41 gene encoding exosome complex exonuclease Rrp41, producing the protein MMSKMIRHDSREFDELRPIKIEAGVLERADGSAYLEVGGNKILVAVYGPRESYIRRLLKPNTGVIRCRYNMAPFSVDDRKRPGPDRRSSEISKITADALRPALMLENYPRSMIDIYIEVIEAEGGTRCAGITAASVALVDAGIPMKDIVVGCAAGKVNDAVVLDLSEVEDKEGQADVPIAIMPRTGEITLLQSDGDLSEEEFSQAIELAMEGCRKISEIQKEALMKKYSTEQ
- the rrp42 gene encoding exosome complex protein Rrp42; this translates as MDIIPEITRQSITNLVKNDKREDARALDEYRDIIIETNVISKAEGSARVKLGKTQVMVGIKPQLGSPFPDTPELGVLMTNCEMLPMADPTFEPGPPSEDSIELARVVDRGIRESELVDLDKLCVEEGKYVWMLFIDLHIIDNCGNLFDASELAVMAALKSMKLPVAEIVDEEIVLSDDEFFDLPINKEVAMCTFVKIGDKLVLDPTLTEERVADARLNIGVTSEGNICAMQKGGFEPLTKEDITNAVNIAILKTKELIEKL
- the cbiT gene encoding precorrin-6Y C5,15-methyltransferase (decarboxylating) subunit CbiT codes for the protein MLSDMDFYKSCDVPGPTKEAIRAIILYKSEVGENDNVVDIGCGTGGITCEFSQRANKVISIDTNPEAIEVTKKNLKKFSLGDNVTLINDKGSNALSEIKNIDIAVVGGSGRELENILEIIDTKLNPNGRIIITAILVDTKLEAINKLKDLGYNPKIMEVNVSNGRILDRGILMISENPIAIITAKKRGN
- a CDS encoding molybdenum cofactor guanylyltransferase; amino-acid sequence: MKMKSCIILCGGQSRRMGQDKGSMLIHDKPMIKYVLSTLNYQIDEAIIVLNDENRVDKYKKFINTNDYSYKLIFKTDLIKEKGPLTGIYTGLKEIDGNYALILPCDSPYVTKNYIQSIFNEIENKYQAIVPYHDVKNKLKTSEPLHSIYNKNTIPIIEKLLKNNSLHIKGLIEKIDTKFILIDNEKILKKEFRNLNRPKDI